Part of the Anopheles coluzzii chromosome 3, AcolN3, whole genome shotgun sequence genome is shown below.
CACCATTCGGGACTGCAGAGAGCGACTGCTTGCCGGTGCGCTGTGAACAAACCCAAGTGAGCAGTGAGTGTGTTACCGCGTTACCATGGCACGGGTAACGCTTGCGCTGGCCGTTTCCCTGGCAGCTTACGCGGCCTACTACTACGTGCACTTTGCCGAAGCGCAACCGATCGGATCGTTGGTACTGGCGGTACCAcactcccagcagcagcagcagcccggtTCGTCCACCTTCGACGAGGGCACTATAAATcatcttcagcagcagcaccaacggcTCAAGGATACGAACGTTTACcgagcgagatcgaaaatgcgacCGCACGATCGAAAGTACCCTGGCGTAATTGGTGCCTATCAAGCGTACCGCCGGACTGTACAAGGACCTCAGCTGATACAGCGTAACCCGGCCACAGCGGACCGGTTTGCCGACGATCCGGCTGTGGACGAGCAGGACCAGATGCGGTTTAGCTTGGAGGGTTTTCTAACCGGCGCCAGGACGCCAACACTGCTGAACGatgacgaggaggaggaggaggacgaggatcATGAGCAGGGAGGTGATGGGTTGGTGAAACGGTTCGACGATTATGGCCACATGCGGTTCGGCAAGCGGGGCGGCGAGGGCGACCAGTTCGATGACTATGGGCACATGCGGTTTGGCCGATAAGCAGGCGGGATAAAGGGACATTCGAAGGGGCTTTGGAAgtaggtggtggtgtgtgtattttttgtggggAAAACACTTGTTTGTACGGTTActagcgcaaaaaaaaaacaaaaaaatgcaatatgGGGTggtaaataaagcaaaactgctctgtctgtgtgtgtgaagtaTACTCTGAACAATTACTATTTCTcattaatgcatttttataattacattaaaatgaaaaaaaaagatttttctAAATATTCACCACCATTCAACTTCACCCGGAAAAGTTCCAGTTCCGGCATGGGTTTTCcgctttatttttaaatgttacaAATTTCGATTGAATTACGCACTAGAAAATGAGATGAAATGCTGCTGCAGGAAGGAGATGTGAAACAACAAATTCGAGAGGGATGGTTCGCCGGGAGGGGGGGAAGGTGGTCACTGGAAGCAACGGCAAAGCCCCACAGCGACCGTGATGATCGTTTCTGATGTATGCAAAAAACCGTTTCGAATACAAATAGGAGTGGGGATTGATAAGCGAATATAAATTACGATAATAATGCACGTGtgaatctctctctctctccctctctctttctgacCCCACATTAACATGGGGAAATGAGGCTACGCGTTCGACTAGCATTGCGAATTAAATTCTAGCATAATTGTAAATGTAAACGTTTCGTTTCGTAATGTTTGGCGCCATTTTGATGTCTTCTATGTACAGGTAACACACATTAACTGTGCCACTTTCTTTGCTGCGTTTACAATTTCTTGCCGCATTAAACTAAACCACGCTGCCGGCTGTCGATTGTCTGCTGTCTTCTCGTCCACTTTAAATCCACTGTCGTAATGCACTCTCATGCCTACCTCTCTTCAACTGTTTATTGCTTGTTTTGTATGCAGTTGTGTGCAGCTCTTCGTACCAATAACCTAACAACGACCAATAAAAGTATCCAACTTCAAAACACCTTATACCACGGACCACGTGTCGCACACGTCACGCCCTAACAGTAGCAGTAAGTTCGCTTtgtatcacaaaaaaaacaacaaaatatcatcAACCACCGTGCATCCCCCTACTCCTGCTTCGGGTGCGTTTCGGGCTGATCGGTCATCGTGTCCGTTtcgtcgtcgccgccgccCTCATTCTTTGGCCGCGTCCACTTGATCATCGTCTCGGGCGACCGATACAGGAACAGCAGCTTGGCAAACAGATCCTCCTCCAGCGTAAACTCGGACGATTCGCGCACGAGATAGATGTCGAGACAGAGCTGCAGCACCCGGTCGACGTACGGCAGATCCTCGAACATGATTTTGGAGCTCGCACCGGAAAAGATGCTCGTGCGCAGCATGCGCGAGAACACCAGTATCATCGTCGAGTAGATGCCGATAATGCTGAGGAGAGAGAGGGTTAGTTTAGCTTGTTTTTCGACACACAACAACTACACTACACTCTAGTGCTTCTTACCCGCCCGCCGCAATCGAGCTGATGGTGCTGGGGAATATCTTGTCGTTGAACATGTAAATCACCAGAAAATTGGTGCAGTCAGCATACGGCAGCCGGGAAAAGTACTTCTCGTACAGCGTGTCCGTACAGTCCTCCATCGCTTGCCACCAGCTCGTGTTGGACGTTTCGTCCATGTACAGCTGCCGTAGCTGCATGTTGCGATAGTTCTCTTCGTCCTCATCGCCTGCAAACAAACgcgaaaaaaggagaaaagtACGCGTGAAAATCCATCACTTGAAAGGCTACTTGCCACCACCGCTTACCGTCAGCCGTTTTGACCAGCTGATGAACGGGCCGAATCGAGCCACTATTTTGGACGCGCAGAAACTTGGGCATAATGTTCATCAGCACCGCCATTTCGTCCGGTTTCGTGCGGCTGAGCGAATTGATGAGCGCCTGCCGGGCCGGCCCGTCGTACAGCTGGTAGGTGCGCTCCTCGGAGATGACGCCCGGGTTTTCCTTCGAGTTGGTCATCCGGCTGATCGTGTACCGGAAGCGGCACGTTAGCGTCACGTTGTTGATCAGATCGTACAGCAACCGGTTCCGATCGGGCGGGGAAATGTTCCAGATCGACGCGGAGCTTATGCCGAGCTGAACAGCCGCCACGTCGGCCGGTTCATAGTTTGAGAGGAACGTTTGGGCCGATCGCTCCATGAAAGGCGCCGTAAAGTTGGACCAATTGTTTGGCGTGAGACtgtaaaaacgaaaaaaaaaaaataataaatacattCACCATTGAACCATAATCACACACTCTTACCCATAAATGCTATTGTTCTGTGCACTCATCgcatacaccggctcgtacgTCCCGATGCGCAGCTCCACCGACACGTCGTGCGGAATGTTCGGCTGACCGACCGCATTGCTAAACGCAAACAGGGCCAGCGGGAACCAAATGAGAAATATTATGCCCAACATCATGCCACCCCCCATCAGATACTTCACCATTGCGCCCTTCTTCTGGCCGCGCGGTGCCGGCAAATCTTCCTCCAGCTGCCGCATACACTTCAGCTGATACACGTTCGAAAAGATGTCCTCCATCTTGAGCCAATCGAACAGTGTCATCGACGTGTCCGTCCAGATCCAGTCCATCAGCGTGCGCAGCTCGAACAGGAACGGTACCGTCATAAACAGCTTGAACCCGGAGAAGTTAGCCATCGTGAAGCCCTTCGTAAGGAAGTTGCCCAAAATGCGGGCCGGATAGCCGCACCGTATCTGGTACGCCGAAAACAGCAGATAGAAACACTTGATCATGTAGTACAGGACGGGCGGCGTGGTCGCATTAAAGTTGCGCTCGGTCGTCGCGGGCAGCACGAAGAACATCCACACGTGCAGCCCGATGATCAGTATGAACTGGAAGATGATTTTCCCTTGAATGTTTTTGCGCAGATACAGTGCCCGGTCGACCACGATCAGGAAGAACTGTATGATCAGCATCAGCAGGAAGGTGACGGGCACGCGGTTTTCCTCAAAGTACGACAGTACGCCACCATCGCCGTCTTGTGTCTGCGCGGAAACGCGAAGCAAATGCGGTTAATCATCTTGCAATACGATTAATTGTTCGATTAACCTACCCCGAAGGACGAAAAGCCGAACAGAATGACGAAGAAGTTGATGAAATCGCACAAAAACATGTACCCGTACACGTCGGTCGTTTTGCGCGACTGTCGATCGAGCAGCTGCACGAAGAACGCCTTCAGGGCGGCCGAGTAGCGCAGGAATGCTTCCTTCGCTATCTGCGGGAAGTACTTCTTGGTCGGCTCTGGGTGTATCGATACGCAGAGCACGTTTGATTCCTCTCCAATCGGTTCCTCGACGATCGTGCCCGCCTTTTCGTTGATCTTCACCATCGACAGTCCAGTCAACTCTTCCGGTGGACGTATTTCCAACGTTTCACGCCTGCGAAGGGGGAGAATACatcaaaagaaatgaaaaaagaataaaataattaaataattagtTAACTACAACCAACTTAGCAATTCGGAACATTTAAACATCAATACCCGAATAGATCTTCAGTAATAAAAAACTGAGCTACACTGAGAGGCATTTTTTCGAGCAACTGCGGTATAAGCATTCGAGCACTTTCGTTTGAAACTAGTTTTCGTATGAAGGAGGTGTGACTTTTGAGAAATATTATCACCGTTTCTCTTCGTGAtcttcgaactttaaacgtaaaagaaaacaaacgttaAATACAACTGCAAGTGGCCGAAATAACAGCACGAAATAGGGAACCTTTTCGATCGTTTCTAACATCCATCAGTGGGCGATATTTTGCTTGTTCGAGtgctttttttaagtttttcaaATACTCTCGGCGATGTTTTCTTGATCGTAGAAAAATTAAtagaaaacattttaaatttaaaaatcatcTCAAACACACTCAATCTTAATCTTACTTCTTCTCATTTTCCTCTGCCAAAGCCATCAGAGCCTTGGCACGTTCGTCGTTCGGATCGACCTGGTACAGCCCCTCGGACAGGGCCGGCTCTTCCGTTGGGTCCGATTTCCACAGCCCCAGCGACTTTAGAATGAACCGATGGCAgtacagcatcagcagcaggatCAGATCGTACGTTGCGTAGCCATCCTTGCGCTCGATACCGAACAGCCGCGCCACATGGAACGGTTGGTTCGAAGGGATCGGCGTTTGGTTCCACCAGAACATCTCAAACTGCCCGATACACTTCACCAGCACGACCATCTGCGTGTAGGCGATCAGCATCGTCCAGAAGGTTTGTGCCGGCCGGGGGAAGGTCAGCGTACCCCAGAGCGTTACCAGCAGGGGAAGTGGTAGTGACAGCAGGCTGGCTGAGTTAACCTAAAATGAGAAAATGATGTAATATGTTGTGCTCTTCGAAATTTTGCTATTCAAATAAACAGACTCACCTGGTTCAGGAATACTACAAAGTAGCAAATGAAGTCGGTGTGCGACATGATCGCGTACCAGGCCGCCTGGAACAGCTCGAACAGCACGGAATGTTTGCGCGATGAGAAGTCCTCTTCGGAGCTCACCTCGTCCAGCGTACGCTTGACGGCTTCGGTTGAGCTGCCGTCGGTTTTGCTGTTGAGTAGGGAACATTTAACATCAGAATGTTGTTCTTTTTAGACGTAAATATCACAATAATAGACAAAATTTCACACTGAAAATGGATATTGATTAAATATTTCTATACTTGGCATGCCATTAATGGTAGTTATTTGTGATTATAAAATCGTTATTTCCCATCTATAGGTATTTTGcatgctactactactactacaccgTTAGTCCAATGTTTAATGTCTAAGTCCAGTATTATAGAAATATTTACCATCCTttcgcacactcacacacttagTGAATACATTGCACAAAGAATTCCGCATGGACAAACAAGGTGCTTTTGTGCATCAAATTGATTTTTGGGGGAG
Proteins encoded:
- the LOC120958178 gene encoding uncharacterized protein LOC120958178 — translated: MARVTLALAVSLAAYAAYYYVHFAEAQPIGSLVLAVPHSQQQQQPGSSTFDEGTINHLQQQHQRLKDTNVYRARSKMRPHDRKYPGVIGAYQAYRRTVQGPQLIQRNPATADRFADDPAVDEQDQMRFSLEGFLTGARTPTLLNDDEEEEEDEDHEQGGDGLVKRFDDYGHMRFGKRGGEGDQFDDYGHMRFGR